From the Desertibacillus haloalkaliphilus genome, one window contains:
- a CDS encoding S-layer homology domain-containing protein, with protein sequence MAYQPKSYRKFLATSVSAAVVATAGVSAVSAAPSFPDVPSDIWYADAVSYLVEKGAINGMPDGTYAPSEGVTRAQASAMLADALELELSENPSLSFTDTSNDAWYAASVEALVNEGIIQGLPDGSFAPGETITRAQFAEMVVDAYGLEADASVEIPFNDTVAGAWYEDAVNTLYSLGVVNGMTETTFGPGETVNRAQAAVFLHRTLEPSERVTPVTAELEVTAVNTLTSDARYVEVEFNKAVSSLSNSDVRIQNKSSEERVGVKDVQLAADGKTATIEFFEDEGRAHEDRYLERGVTYTITVSANGESSSIDYERPFFTELRVTSVSAEDREFNGFLKLSENFDVDFEEVLGQEIRVWYNSDFEVERYVVEDRDVALDAVELEENNDGELEVTLVGADETFDLVADSDLTVFVDGKSGSLSDGDEFDYAKVVFDRHGDVAFINAYNWDSSLLVEEVDGYDVFAYGEEKSFEDFTIVKDGKTISLEDVEAGDVIFYNDNAEYAEVFTSTVVGPVETVFSGSIEVNGEEYDYQNADRGIASRYIDEDGDFAGFGTDAALQYKEAEGDVTLFLDRAGNLHFIDGDLGIVETDTYGAFLEEDIIGYAVIDSRPRLELSTIKENGEDDVYDFPLSDLEKITVNGTEYEVGEDDNTPWEIGGFKLDSNSTPTEIEVYQKDNRSTSTSISLPLAGTGETVIEVTFDEDEKVVELEFFTASTFTADSDSDIELEAGDRYVEITGGADNGDEKRIRQSTPVFIAEADEDVEVTTWGELEDIEVNEASVYFDGDNVTYLVLTDIDADKEETEEEGVVTELRYNSDDELDRIKAYINGEIVTLHVDEDSDAANISEGDIEVGEPVEITIDDNSGLVLGIEVLSSLTVEVDPDEINVVDGKFTIADGSRTFELEEGAVIYDATDLDDIEIKSSLSHLRSLEADNSVKVVIAAQGSDLVKKVIITAEGAGETETEVATDGKVTYINSNGTSVDIGDENFTAVDDAETFFNDNKWIVGAGAEVSFETNAAGEIYEVTVLALPEGTTVAQSDAANVVGNVTTVVGQGSGATIDLEDTGLTVDAATTFENVEFIADAPTENLVVDVASTLKDVTIGSNVAVTGSATVTLEGTIDADADAFDGANAVDTSDATLVTALDNATAGLTGTPAISAGNVDADIVIDTLDTLTADFLGAVTAVELEDGDGVVITVSEDDYDLTATTLTIDQGVITAADDYTLTITADNYADITQGSLIITEGAVAASESSASSIDGGDGTATIKVTVKDQYGNPVSGLAATDFVGDDGTNNENFATAPFSAFDNTDNANGVYEVTYTNASNGTYTLTITVDSVEITDSLSVEVSGN encoded by the coding sequence ATGGCTTACCAACCAAAGTCTTACCGTAAGTTTTTAGCAACTTCTGTATCAGCAGCAGTTGTAGCTACAGCTGGTGTTTCAGCTGTATCAGCAGCACCATCTTTCCCTGACGTACCATCTGATATCTGGTATGCAGATGCAGTTTCTTATCTAGTAGAAAAAGGTGCAATCAACGGAATGCCTGATGGCACATATGCACCAAGTGAAGGAGTTACTCGTGCACAAGCTTCAGCAATGCTAGCAGACGCACTTGAACTTGAATTAAGCGAAAACCCAAGCCTTTCTTTCACAGATACAAGCAATGATGCTTGGTATGCAGCTTCTGTTGAAGCACTAGTAAACGAAGGAATCATTCAAGGTCTTCCTGACGGATCATTTGCACCTGGTGAAACAATCACTCGTGCACAATTCGCTGAGATGGTTGTAGACGCTTATGGTCTTGAAGCAGATGCTTCAGTTGAAATTCCTTTCAATGATACAGTAGCTGGCGCTTGGTACGAAGATGCAGTTAACACTCTTTACTCTCTAGGAGTAGTAAATGGTATGACTGAAACAACTTTCGGACCTGGTGAAACTGTAAACCGTGCACAAGCTGCAGTGTTCTTACATAGAACTCTTGAGCCAAGTGAGCGTGTAACGCCTGTAACTGCGGAATTAGAAGTTACAGCAGTAAATACTCTTACTAGTGATGCTCGTTATGTTGAAGTTGAGTTCAACAAGGCTGTTTCTTCACTTTCAAACTCTGATGTCCGTATTCAAAACAAGAGTTCTGAAGAGCGTGTAGGTGTTAAGGACGTTCAATTAGCAGCTGACGGTAAAACTGCTACAATCGAATTCTTTGAAGATGAAGGCCGTGCTCACGAAGATCGTTACCTTGAGCGTGGGGTTACTTACACTATTACTGTAAGTGCAAATGGTGAGTCTAGCTCAATCGACTATGAGCGTCCATTCTTTACGGAATTAAGAGTTACATCTGTTAGTGCTGAAGACCGTGAATTTAACGGATTTTTGAAATTATCTGAAAACTTCGATGTTGACTTTGAAGAGGTTCTTGGTCAAGAAATCCGTGTTTGGTATAACAGTGACTTTGAAGTAGAGCGTTATGTTGTTGAAGATCGTGACGTAGCTCTAGACGCTGTTGAACTAGAAGAAAATAACGATGGTGAACTAGAAGTTACACTTGTTGGTGCAGATGAAACATTTGACCTAGTTGCTGACAGTGATTTGACTGTATTCGTAGATGGTAAATCGGGTTCTCTATCTGATGGCGACGAGTTTGACTACGCTAAAGTTGTATTTGACCGTCATGGAGATGTAGCATTTATCAATGCATACAACTGGGACAGCTCGTTACTAGTTGAAGAAGTAGACGGATATGATGTATTTGCATATGGCGAAGAAAAAAGCTTTGAAGACTTCACAATCGTTAAAGATGGAAAAACAATCAGCCTTGAAGATGTTGAAGCTGGAGACGTAATCTTCTACAACGATAATGCAGAATATGCAGAGGTATTCACTAGCACTGTAGTTGGTCCAGTAGAAACTGTATTCTCTGGTTCAATCGAGGTTAATGGTGAAGAGTATGACTATCAAAACGCTGATAGAGGTATTGCTTCTCGTTATATCGATGAGGATGGCGACTTCGCAGGATTCGGTACTGACGCTGCACTACAATATAAAGAAGCTGAAGGCGATGTAACTTTATTCTTAGACCGTGCAGGAAACTTACACTTTATCGATGGAGATCTAGGTATAGTTGAAACTGATACTTATGGTGCGTTCTTAGAAGAAGATATCATTGGTTATGCTGTAATTGATAGCAGACCACGACTTGAGCTTTCAACGATTAAAGAAAATGGTGAAGATGATGTATATGACTTCCCACTATCTGATCTTGAAAAGATCACAGTAAATGGAACAGAATATGAAGTTGGTGAAGATGATAATACACCATGGGAGATCGGTGGATTTAAGCTTGATAGTAACAGTACTCCTACTGAAATTGAAGTTTATCAAAAAGACAATAGAAGTACTTCTACTTCAATCTCACTACCATTGGCAGGAACAGGTGAAACTGTAATTGAAGTTACATTTGATGAAGATGAGAAGGTTGTTGAATTAGAATTCTTCACAGCAAGCACATTTACTGCAGACTCTGACAGTGACATTGAGCTTGAAGCAGGCGACAGATACGTAGAAATTACTGGTGGTGCAGATAATGGTGATGAAAAGCGTATTAGACAAAGCACGCCGGTATTCATTGCTGAAGCTGATGAAGATGTTGAAGTAACTACTTGGGGAGAACTAGAAGACATTGAAGTCAATGAAGCATCTGTTTACTTCGATGGAGACAATGTAACTTATTTAGTCCTTACTGATATTGATGCTGATAAAGAAGAAACAGAAGAAGAAGGTGTAGTCACTGAGCTACGTTACAACAGTGATGATGAGTTAGATCGTATTAAAGCATACATCAATGGTGAAATCGTTACTTTACACGTAGATGAAGACTCTGACGCTGCAAATATCAGTGAAGGAGATATCGAGGTTGGCGAGCCAGTTGAAATTACAATTGATGATAACAGCGGATTAGTATTAGGTATTGAAGTACTAAGCTCATTAACTGTAGAAGTAGATCCAGACGAAATCAATGTAGTTGATGGTAAATTTACAATTGCAGATGGAAGCCGTACTTTCGAACTTGAAGAAGGTGCAGTAATCTATGATGCAACTGACTTAGATGACATTGAAATTAAATCTTCATTAAGCCATCTGCGTAGCCTAGAAGCTGATAACAGCGTTAAAGTTGTAATTGCTGCTCAAGGTTCTGACCTTGTTAAGAAAGTGATTATTACTGCTGAGGGTGCTGGTGAAACTGAAACTGAAGTTGCTACTGATGGTAAAGTAACTTATATTAACTCTAATGGTACATCTGTTGATATTGGGGATGAAAACTTTACAGCAGTTGATGATGCTGAAACATTCTTCAACGATAACAAGTGGATTGTTGGTGCTGGTGCAGAAGTAAGCTTTGAAACAAACGCAGCTGGTGAGATTTATGAAGTAACTGTTCTTGCTCTACCAGAAGGTACAACGGTTGCTCAATCAGATGCTGCTAATGTAGTTGGAAATGTAACAACGGTAGTTGGTCAAGGTTCTGGAGCAACAATTGACCTTGAAGATACTGGTTTAACAGTAGATGCTGCAACTACTTTTGAAAATGTTGAATTTATTGCAGACGCACCTACTGAAAACTTAGTAGTAGATGTTGCTTCTACATTAAAAGATGTAACAATTGGCTCTAACGTTGCTGTAACTGGTTCAGCTACAGTTACACTAGAAGGAACTATTGATGCTGATGCTGATGCATTCGATGGTGCAAATGCTGTTGACACAAGTGATGCTACATTAGTAACTGCATTAGACAATGCTACTGCGGGATTAACAGGTACACCTGCAATCAGTGCTGGAAATGTAGATGCTGATATTGTTATTGATACATTAGATACGCTTACAGCTGACTTCTTAGGTGCTGTGACAGCGGTAGAACTTGAAGATGGAGACGGTGTAGTAATTACTGTTTCTGAAGATGATTATGATCTAACTGCTACTACTTTAACTATCGATCAAGGAGTTATCACAGCAGCTGATGATTATACATTAACAATTACAGCTGATAACTATGCTGATATTACACAAGGTAGCTTGATAATTACTGAAGGTGCTGTAGCTGCTTCTGAAAGTTCTGCTTCTTCTATTGATGGTGGAGATGGTACTGCTACAATTAAAGTTACAGTTAAAGACCAATATGGTAACCCTGTAAGTGGCTTAGCTGCAACTGATTTTGTTGGAGATGATGGTACTAATAATGAAAACTTTGCAACTGCTCCTTTCAGTGCATTTGATAATACTGATAACGCAAATGGCGTTTATGAAGTGACATATACAAATGCTTCAAATGGAACTTACACTCTTACAATTACTGTTGATAGTGTAGAAATCACTGATAGTTTATCTGTTGAAGTATCAGGTAACTAA
- a CDS encoding transposase family protein produces MYNNTIISLLGIKDKHVEIVDSEEGKDCFWFELHTKVRKQKCPKCSEKTKRVHGYRWQKSAGIVVCHALIAFLRSFLLLIDTSVIR; encoded by the coding sequence ATGTATAACAATACTATCATAAGTTTATTGGGGATTAAAGACAAGCATGTAGAGATCGTTGATTCAGAAGAAGGAAAGGACTGTTTTTGGTTCGAACTTCATACAAAAGTTCGTAAACAAAAATGTCCAAAGTGTAGTGAGAAAACAAAGCGTGTTCATGGATACCGCTGGCAAAAAAGCGCCGGTATCGTTGTATGTCATGCTCTCATAGCTTTTTTGAGAAGTTTTCTTTTGTTGATCGATACCAGCGTCATACGGTGA
- a CDS encoding transposase family protein, with protein MSCSHSFFEKFSFVDRYQRHTVMLAQEGLSLSAEMSFTHAGQLIGVSVNRLLCMFDQRNVPVSKVLPRAIVIDEFKGDADKEKFQTIIVDVEKRKSLMYYQIAAQKQLRTTSNSAIQGT; from the coding sequence ATGTCATGCTCTCATAGCTTTTTTGAGAAGTTTTCTTTTGTTGATCGATACCAGCGTCATACGGTGATGTTAGCTCAAGAAGGTCTTTCTTTAAGTGCAGAGATGTCCTTCACACATGCCGGACAGTTAATTGGAGTAAGTGTGAATCGTCTATTATGTATGTTTGACCAAAGAAATGTTCCAGTAAGTAAAGTGCTCCCCCGTGCGATAGTCATTGATGAATTTAAAGGGGATGCAGATAAAGAGAAGTTTCAGACGATTATTGTAGACGTGGAGAAGCGAAAGTCATTGATGTATTACCAGATCGCTGCTCAGAAACAATTGAGAACTACTTCAAACAGTGCGATACAGGGAACGTAG
- a CDS encoding ISL3 family transposase yields the protein MENYFKQCDTGNVEIVVIDLSKSFKEAIRRQLGDPLIIADRFHFMRQGYWAFDQVRRDVQHELYKRYRLRLKRNKEILWKSPLKLSQEGQERVEELLNHHQRLREAYELKNELDWWFKTSNAENAKEGLEAWFEKVEKSGNEAFKKVVKTFKRWKKEILHSFMYPYNNGYIEGVNNTTKVIKRMSYGIKSFQRLRKKILWRQMVRTNAA from the coding sequence ATTGAGAACTACTTCAAACAGTGCGATACAGGGAACGTAGAAATTGTAGTTATTGATCTATCAAAGTCATTTAAGGAAGCTATTCGTAGACAGTTGGGTGATCCTTTGATTATTGCCGATCGATTTCACTTTATGCGTCAAGGTTACTGGGCATTTGATCAGGTTCGAAGAGATGTACAACATGAACTATACAAGCGATATCGCCTTCGATTAAAACGAAATAAAGAAATCTTGTGGAAATCACCACTTAAGCTTAGTCAAGAAGGACAAGAAAGAGTAGAAGAACTACTTAATCACCATCAACGTCTTCGTGAAGCGTATGAATTAAAGAATGAATTAGATTGGTGGTTCAAAACAAGTAACGCAGAAAATGCAAAAGAAGGTTTAGAAGCTTGGTTTGAGAAAGTTGAAAAGTCAGGAAATGAAGCATTTAAAAAGGTTGTTAAAACCTTCAAACGCTGGAAAAAGGAGATCTTACATTCTTTCATGTACCCCTATAATAACGGGTATATTGAAGGTGTAAATAATACAACCAAAGTGATCAAGCGTATGTCTTATGGAATCAAGAGCTTTCAAAGACTACGAAAGAAGATTTTGTGGCGACAAATGGTTAGAACCAATGCGGCCTAG
- a CDS encoding S-layer homology domain-containing protein, with protein sequence MTYKSKPYRLFLAATASATVVTTVATPVAPNSVVNADGSEVSFADVSGHAYYEEPIQALVDKGIIKGYADGTFKPDNRVTRAEVAQIIVDTLDIDTTNVTSPGFTDVDVDDWYYGSIAALVEKGIVNGYKDGSYNPNGSITRAEMAKVLVEAFSELELNMLELNYFLLIEQIEALERGFV encoded by the coding sequence ATGACCTACAAATCAAAGCCATATCGATTGTTTTTAGCAGCTACAGCTTCTGCCACGGTAGTGACCACAGTTGCCACTCCGGTTGCTCCAAACAGTGTAGTGAATGCTGATGGAAGTGAAGTTAGCTTCGCAGATGTTTCTGGTCATGCGTATTATGAAGAACCGATTCAAGCGTTAGTTGATAAAGGGATCATAAAAGGATATGCTGATGGGACATTTAAGCCTGATAACCGTGTTACTCGTGCTGAGGTAGCACAGATCATTGTTGATACGCTTGACATTGATACAACAAATGTAACAAGCCCTGGATTTACTGATGTAGACGTAGACGACTGGTATTACGGGTCAATCGCAGCCCTTGTAGAAAAAGGGATCGTCAATGGATATAAGGACGGTTCATATAACCCTAATGGCTCGATAACACGTGCTGAAATGGCAAAGGTATTAGTAGAAGCTTTCTCTGAGCTTGAGCTTAACATGCTAGAATTAAACTACTTCTTACTAATAGAACAAATTGAAGCATTAGAGCGTGGCTTTGTCTAA